From the genome of Hathewaya histolytica, one region includes:
- the cloSI gene encoding clostripain — protein MLRRKVSTLLMTALITTSFLNSKPVYANPVTKSKDNNLKEVQQVTSKSNKNKNQKVTIMYYCDADNNLEGSLLNDIEEMKTGYKDSPNLNLIALVDRSPRYSSDEKVLGEDFSDTRLYKIEHNKANRLDGKNEFPEISTTSKYEANMGDPEVLKKFIDYCKSNYEADKYVLIMANHGGGAREKSNPRLNRAICWDDSNLDKNGEADCLYMGEISDHLTEKQSVDLLAFDACLMGTAEVAYQYRPGNGGFSADTLVASSPVVWGPGFKYDKIFDRIKAGGGTNNEDDLTLGGKEQNFDPATITNEQLGALFVEEQRDSTHANGRYDQHLSFYDLKKAESVKRAIDNLAVNLSNENKKSEIEKLRGSGIHTDLMHYFDEYSEGEWVEYPYFDVYDLCEKINKSENFSSKTKDLASNAMNKLNEMIVYSFGDPSNNFKEGKNGLSIFLPNGDKKYSTYYTSTKIPHWTMQSWYNSIDTVKYGLNPYGKLSWCKDGQDPEINKVGNWFELLDSWFDKTNDVTGGVNHYQW, from the coding sequence ATGTTAAGAAGAAAAGTATCAACACTATTAATGACAGCTTTGATAACTACTTCATTTTTAAATTCCAAACCCGTATATGCAAATCCAGTAACTAAATCCAAGGATAATAACTTAAAAGAAGTACAACAAGTTACAAGCAAGAGTAATAAAAACAAAAATCAAAAAGTAACTATTATGTACTATTGCGACGCAGATAATAACTTGGAAGGAAGTCTATTAAATGATATCGAGGAAATGAAAACAGGATATAAGGATAGTCCTAATTTAAATTTAATTGCTCTTGTAGACAGATCCCCAAGATATAGCAGTGACGAAAAAGTTTTAGGTGAAGATTTTAGTGATACACGTCTTTATAAGATTGAACACAATAAGGCAAATAGATTAGACGGTAAAAATGAATTTCCAGAAATAAGTACTACTAGTAAATATGAAGCTAACATGGGGGATCCTGAAGTTCTTAAAAAATTTATTGATTATTGTAAATCTAATTATGAGGCTGATAAATATGTGCTTATAATGGCTAATCATGGTGGTGGTGCAAGGGAAAAATCAAATCCAAGATTAAATAGAGCAATTTGCTGGGATGATAGTAACCTTGATAAAAATGGTGAAGCAGACTGCCTTTATATGGGTGAAATTTCAGATCATTTAACAGAAAAACAATCAGTTGATTTACTTGCCTTTGATGCATGCCTTATGGGAACTGCAGAAGTAGCGTATCAGTATAGACCAGGTAATGGAGGATTTTCTGCCGATACTTTAGTTGCTTCAAGCCCAGTAGTTTGGGGTCCTGGATTCAAATATGATAAGATTTTCGATAGGATAAAAGCTGGTGGAGGAACTAATAATGAGGATGATTTAACTTTAGGTGGTAAAGAACAAAACTTTGATCCTGCAACCATTACCAATGAGCAATTAGGTGCATTATTTGTAGAAGAGCAAAGAGACTCAACACATGCCAATGGTCGCTATGATCAACACTTAAGCTTTTATGATTTAAAGAAAGCTGAATCAGTAAAAAGAGCCATAGATAATTTAGCTGTTAATCTAAGTAATGAAAACAAAAAATCTGAAATTGAAAAATTAAGAGGAAGTGGAATTCATACAGATTTAATGCATTACTTCGATGAATATTCTGAAGGAGAATGGGTTGAATATCCTTATTTTGACGTGTATGATTTATGTGAAAAAATAAATAAAAGTGAAAATTTTAGTAGTAAAACTAAAGATTTAGCTTCAAATGCTATGAATAAATTAAATGAAATGATAGTTTATTCTTTTGGAGACCCTAGTAATAATTTTAAAGAAGGAAAAAATGGATTGAGTATATTCTTACCTAATGGAGATAAAAAATATTCAACTTATTATACATCAACCAAGATACCTCATTGGACTATGCAAAGTTGGTATAATTCAATAGATACAGTTAAATATGGATTGAATCCTTACGGAAAATTAAGTTGGTGTAAAGATGGACAAGATCCTGAAATAAATAAAGTTGGAAATTGGTTTGAACTTCTAGATTCTTGGTTTGATAAAACTAATGATGTAACTGGAGGAGTTAATCATTACCAATGGTAA
- a CDS encoding DMT family transporter — protein MKINKGVLLAILSSLTFSIMNVLVKSVSARIPSNEIAFFRGIIGTVLILILMKTSNIKFSKEQKPLLLLRGMLGGLYMVTYFFAISTMKLGDAAILAHLSGLFVMLFSSIFLKEKLPKNAWMFIIIILFGAALIINPFRYSTYSFYAIFGLLSAVLSASASITIRKLAKSKKHHHYEIVFYFLAASTIVAGVLMRNNFVIPTAKELILLILLGAVSLLAQIFLTGAFGNANAVIVEVVRYIGIFFNTAWGFILFGEALSVYSIIGGILIVGASIVLSRQKAVS, from the coding sequence ATGAAAATAAATAAAGGTGTTTTATTAGCTATACTATCTTCTCTCACGTTTAGTATAATGAATGTTTTGGTGAAATCTGTAAGTGCCAGGATACCATCTAATGAAATAGCGTTTTTTAGGGGTATAATTGGAACGGTGCTAATATTGATTTTAATGAAAACTTCTAATATAAAGTTTTCTAAAGAACAAAAACCATTATTATTGCTTAGAGGTATGCTTGGAGGACTTTATATGGTAACTTACTTCTTTGCTATTTCTACAATGAAGCTTGGAGATGCAGCAATACTTGCTCACTTATCTGGACTTTTTGTAATGCTATTTTCATCAATTTTTCTAAAGGAGAAATTACCGAAAAATGCTTGGATGTTTATCATTATTATTTTATTTGGTGCCGCACTTATCATAAACCCATTTAGATACTCTACTTATTCTTTCTATGCCATCTTTGGATTGTTAAGTGCAGTTTTATCGGCAAGTGCTTCAATTACCATAAGAAAATTAGCAAAGTCTAAGAAACATCATCATTACGAAATAGTGTTTTATTTCTTAGCTGCATCTACTATAGTTGCTGGAGTATTGATGAGAAATAACTTTGTAATACCAACAGCAAAAGAATTAATCCTGTTAATCTTGTTAGGTGCCGTTTCCTTATTAGCACAAATATTCTTAACAGGTGCTTTCGGAAATGCTAATGCAGTAATTGTAGAAGTTGTAAGATATATAGGAATATTCTTTAATACCGCTTGGGGATTTATTTTATTTGGAGAAGCTTTATCTGTATATTCTATTATAGGAGGAATACTAATTGTTGGAGCATCTATTGTTTTATCTAGACAAAAAGCAGTTTCATAA
- a CDS encoding opine metallophore biosynthesis dehydrogenase, which translates to MMNKNMNNNLKNTLIIGSGPVAINMIINLSKGFSDEIGVAVRDSNKSLCFVEELKKNNFILKGNVAKKELSMMEGSYKLKNLYVDYSDIKDIWETMILCVPCDCYIEVLKSLNLKKLERLKTIILVSPEFGSSILISNYLKIYGRDIEIISLSNYFGATKYTSTESLLEITTKALKKKIYMGSTLKGSNKIEVLESFFKEVGVTYEVLDEALEVESKNITVFVHPAFLINDISLNQIFDYDKTNKYVYKLYPEGPITMKTIEVMCYLWKEISNVYSHLKIKPINLLKFLNDDNYPVLEKSISREDIDNFTKYSQIKQEYLLYVRYSSILIDPFSIPDEEGRYFEFSKVSYPKVYKDNFGKWNIPRMPFEDYRKIKLLYSIGSMLNVEMRNTKELIDVFDMYLNRFINDKGKENMNDNIFKDNILNSAKIIVEERFNENK; encoded by the coding sequence ATGATGAATAAAAATATGAATAATAATTTAAAAAATACACTGATAATAGGTTCTGGCCCAGTTGCAATTAATATGATAATTAATTTATCCAAGGGATTTTCAGATGAAATTGGAGTAGCTGTTAGAGATAGTAACAAATCTTTATGCTTTGTAGAAGAATTAAAAAAGAATAATTTCATATTAAAAGGAAATGTAGCTAAAAAAGAATTATCTATGATGGAAGGAAGTTATAAACTAAAAAATTTATATGTAGACTATTCCGATATAAAAGACATTTGGGAAACCATGATATTGTGTGTTCCTTGTGATTGTTATATAGAAGTATTAAAAAGTTTAAACCTTAAAAAATTAGAAAGATTAAAAACCATTATTTTAGTATCACCAGAGTTTGGATCAAGTATATTAATTTCTAACTATTTAAAAATATATGGAAGAGATATTGAAATAATTAGTTTATCAAACTATTTTGGAGCTACAAAGTATACATCTACAGAATCTTTATTAGAAATAACAACAAAAGCTTTGAAGAAAAAAATATATATGGGTTCAACTCTAAAAGGTAGCAATAAGATAGAAGTTCTTGAAAGTTTTTTTAAAGAAGTTGGGGTTACTTATGAAGTATTAGATGAAGCACTAGAAGTAGAAAGTAAGAACATAACTGTTTTCGTCCACCCAGCTTTTTTAATTAATGATATTAGTTTAAATCAAATATTTGACTATGATAAAACCAATAAATATGTGTACAAGCTTTATCCAGAAGGCCCAATAACAATGAAAACTATTGAAGTTATGTGTTATCTATGGAAGGAAATATCTAATGTATATAGTCATTTGAAAATTAAACCTATAAATCTTCTTAAATTTTTAAATGATGATAATTATCCTGTGCTTGAGAAATCTATATCAAGAGAGGATATAGATAATTTTACTAAGTATAGTCAAATAAAACAAGAATATTTACTTTATGTTAGATATTCTTCAATATTAATAGATCCTTTTTCTATTCCTGATGAGGAGGGGAGATATTTTGAGTTCTCAAAAGTCTCTTACCCTAAAGTCTATAAAGATAACTTTGGAAAATGGAATATACCTAGGATGCCCTTTGAGGACTATAGAAAGATTAAGCTTTTATATAGCATTGGATCAATGTTAAATGTAGAGATGAGAAATACAAAAGAGTTAATAGATGTATTTGATATGTATTTAAATAGATTTATTAATGATAAAGGTAAAGAAAATATGAATGATAACATATTTAAAGATAATATCTTAAACAGTGCAAAAATTATAGTTGAGGAGCGATTTAATGAAAATAAATAA
- a CDS encoding nicotianamine synthase family protein produces the protein MEKHKFLLDLKLINIDINEIMNLCNEHNECCTVLKDKLDYVCEFILDSSNNLKWNKYISEKDQDTLIRDLRYATAAALGCVEKCQARSILSDNLDSFKYSDDLRLAVENEILEFDINKKSKILFIGSGAMPITAFTINNEVNSEVVCLDIDNEALDLSEKLSNKYGIKNISFSSKDIRNFDLKSFSHIIIASLVESKLDIAKYLLENIDDDTKIILRYGNKLKSIFNYPLDIKKISNCQKTIIKDNKYIYESVVLEKIL, from the coding sequence ATGGAAAAACATAAATTTTTATTAGATTTAAAATTAATAAACATAGATATTAATGAAATTATGAACTTATGTAATGAACATAATGAATGTTGTACAGTTTTAAAAGATAAGCTTGATTATGTATGTGAATTTATATTAGATAGTTCTAATAACTTAAAATGGAATAAATATATATCAGAAAAAGATCAAGATACTTTAATAAGAGATTTGAGATATGCTACTGCAGCAGCATTAGGGTGTGTTGAAAAATGTCAGGCACGTAGTATATTAAGTGATAACCTAGATTCATTTAAGTATTCTGATGACCTAAGACTTGCAGTAGAAAATGAAATATTAGAATTTGATATAAATAAGAAGTCAAAAATTTTATTTATAGGTTCTGGTGCTATGCCAATAACAGCATTTACTATAAATAATGAAGTTAACTCTGAAGTAGTTTGTTTAGATATTGATAATGAAGCACTTGATTTATCAGAAAAGTTATCTAATAAATATGGTATTAAAAATATATCGTTTTCATCAAAAGATATACGTAATTTTGATTTAAAGAGCTTTAGCCATATTATAATAGCTTCTTTAGTTGAATCAAAACTAGATATTGCAAAGTACTTATTAGAAAATATCGATGATGATACAAAGATTATTTTAAGATATGGAAATAAATTAAAGAGCATATTTAACTATCCCTTGGATATAAAGAAAATAAGTAACTGTCAAAAAACAATAATAAAAGATAATAAATATATTTATGAAAGTGTAGTTTTGGAGAAAATTTTATGA
- a CDS encoding ABC transporter ATP-binding protein, with product MSFMKADKVSVKFKNKEVLKDITATFHEGEVTSIIGPNGTGKTTFIKAISKMINYEGTIHMNENPKEKLPMDKIAYVPQMSSSNSNLTVFEMVLLGHMKDLRWKIPKEKLEETNRILKKINLSHLSRNKFSSLSGGQKQLVIMAQALVSKPKILLLDEPTSALDIRHQLQVLDLAREYTKENNAITIVVIHDLALSTRYSDKIILLNGGYVAKEGLAEEVLDPFLLKEVYKVEVEVCCTKKGYLSVTPVKCS from the coding sequence ATGAGTTTTATGAAGGCTGACAAAGTTTCAGTTAAGTTTAAAAATAAGGAAGTTTTAAAAGATATAACAGCTACATTTCACGAAGGCGAGGTAACTTCTATTATAGGGCCAAATGGTACAGGAAAGACTACATTTATAAAGGCTATATCAAAAATGATTAATTATGAAGGAACTATACATATGAATGAAAATCCAAAAGAAAAACTTCCTATGGATAAAATTGCGTATGTTCCTCAAATGAGTAGTAGTAACTCTAACTTAACTGTATTTGAAATGGTATTGCTTGGACATATGAAGGATTTAAGATGGAAAATTCCTAAGGAAAAATTAGAAGAAACAAATAGGATATTGAAAAAAATAAATTTGAGTCATTTAAGTCGTAATAAGTTTTCAAGTCTAAGTGGTGGACAAAAGCAACTTGTTATTATGGCTCAGGCCTTAGTTTCAAAACCCAAAATACTACTATTAGATGAACCAACTAGTGCATTAGATATAAGACATCAATTGCAAGTCCTAGATTTAGCAAGAGAATATACTAAAGAAAATAATGCTATTACTATTGTGGTAATTCATGATTTAGCTTTATCTACAAGATATAGTGATAAAATCATATTACTTAACGGAGGATATGTAGCAAAAGAAGGACTTGCAGAAGAAGTATTGGACCCATTTTTATTGAAAGAGGTATATAAAGTAGAAGTAGAAGTTTGTTGTACTAAGAAGGGGTATCTTAGCGTAACGCCAGTTAAATGCAGTTAG
- a CDS encoding FecCD family ABC transporter permease produces the protein MQTPKEVLEDLNKGEDIYKSINRRRLLLFVIVTVVLAMVCIIDLVVGPSGMPLSDVISTLLQGPGNTSVNSAVMWSIRLPMTFTCVFVGASLGLAGSHMQTILNNPLASPYTLGISSSAGFGASLAILTGFTIGNIGWLSIPLMAFLFSFISSLCIYFIGKNKGMKSITMILTGIVIHFLFQALQSLVQYMSAPEVSQQIVFWMFGSLLKSSWIGVFVTMSIFIICLLLTTTVIWQITALSAGEERARSLGINVDKLKLKIFLIATLLTTGAVSFIGPIGFIGLISPHFARMSIGEDQRYLSPISAIFGALIMVVASIISKMIKPGAMIPIGIVTSIVGVPFLLFLLLSKGAE, from the coding sequence ATGCAAACCCCAAAAGAAGTGCTGGAGGATTTAAATAAGGGAGAAGATATATACAAAAGTATTAACCGAAGAAGACTTCTTTTATTTGTTATAGTAACTGTAGTATTAGCCATGGTTTGTATTATAGATTTGGTTGTTGGACCATCTGGTATGCCACTATCTGATGTAATAAGTACATTGTTACAAGGACCAGGGAATACAAGTGTAAATTCAGCTGTAATGTGGTCTATAAGACTTCCAATGACTTTTACCTGTGTATTTGTTGGAGCATCATTAGGACTTGCAGGATCGCATATGCAAACAATATTAAACAACCCTTTAGCAAGTCCATACACACTTGGCATATCTTCATCAGCAGGCTTTGGAGCTTCACTTGCTATTTTAACAGGTTTTACTATTGGAAATATAGGTTGGCTTTCTATACCACTGATGGCATTTCTATTTTCATTTATATCTAGCTTATGTATTTATTTCATAGGTAAAAATAAAGGCATGAAATCTATAACAATGATATTAACAGGGATTGTTATTCACTTTTTATTTCAAGCACTACAATCTCTAGTTCAATATATGTCTGCACCAGAAGTATCTCAACAAATTGTATTTTGGATGTTTGGAAGTTTATTAAAATCCAGTTGGATTGGTGTTTTTGTTACAATGAGTATTTTTATCATTTGTCTCTTATTAACAACAACAGTAATATGGCAAATAACAGCATTATCTGCTGGAGAAGAAAGGGCAAGAAGTCTTGGAATAAATGTGGACAAACTAAAATTAAAGATATTTTTAATTGCAACATTACTAACAACTGGAGCGGTTTCTTTTATAGGTCCAATTGGATTTATAGGGCTAATCTCTCCACACTTTGCAAGGATGTCAATTGGAGAAGATCAAAGATATTTATCGCCTATTTCTGCTATATTTGGTGCTCTTATTATGGTTGTTGCTTCTATAATATCTAAAATGATAAAACCAGGTGCAATGATACCAATAGGAATTGTTACATCCATTGTTGGGGTACCATTCTTATTATTCTTATTACTATCGAAAGGAGCAGAATAA
- a CDS encoding ABC transporter substrate-binding protein — MKKILSIILAILVIVSLGGCSQGNDKKKSEASKSIEVEDINGDKIVLKKPAEKIFLGFYIENYFAISGDFKLDRIVAMSKGETKDLMNAMWSKYAKVAPNLENCIDTGSIYLDSFSMEKLIEAKPDLVILAPYQAKKLGDGIKTIKNLGIPVAVVDYNSFTLDKHIKSTEILGKLLGKEERAKELIENYKKQIKDVEDRVKEIPESKFKSVYFELASQGPETYGNSYGSSLWGNILKTARCNNIAKEKIKEYGPLNPEYVISTNPEVIIFSGQTNSKDEGKKRFEMGFDVKKERSLETMNMYLKRPGWDNLNAVKNKEVYGVDHSGLRTLYDYVYLQYIAKAIHPEKFKDVDPLANLNEFYKKYLPVKPEGTFMIKGE; from the coding sequence ATGAAGAAAATACTTAGCATTATATTAGCTATATTAGTGATTGTAAGCCTAGGGGGGTGCTCACAAGGCAATGATAAGAAAAAGTCGGAAGCAAGTAAGAGTATTGAGGTAGAAGATATTAATGGAGATAAAATTGTTTTAAAGAAACCAGCTGAAAAGATATTTTTAGGTTTTTACATAGAAAATTATTTTGCTATATCTGGAGATTTTAAATTAGATAGAATTGTTGCAATGTCAAAAGGAGAAACAAAAGACTTAATGAATGCAATGTGGTCAAAATATGCAAAAGTAGCTCCAAATCTAGAAAATTGCATAGACACAGGATCCATTTATTTAGATAGTTTTAGTATGGAAAAGTTAATCGAAGCAAAACCAGATTTGGTTATCCTTGCACCTTATCAAGCTAAAAAGCTAGGAGATGGTATTAAGACAATTAAAAATCTTGGGATTCCTGTAGCGGTAGTTGATTACAATTCATTTACTTTAGATAAACATATAAAGAGCACAGAAATACTCGGTAAGCTTTTAGGAAAAGAAGAAAGGGCAAAGGAACTTATAGAAAACTATAAAAAGCAAATAAAAGATGTTGAAGATAGAGTAAAAGAAATACCAGAAAGTAAATTTAAATCAGTTTATTTTGAACTTGCAAGTCAAGGGCCAGAGACTTATGGAAACTCTTATGGAAGTTCTCTGTGGGGAAACATACTTAAAACTGCAAGATGTAACAACATAGCAAAAGAAAAAATTAAAGAGTACGGGCCATTAAATCCTGAATATGTTATTTCTACAAACCCAGAGGTTATAATTTTTTCTGGACAAACTAATTCTAAAGATGAGGGTAAAAAAAGATTTGAAATGGGCTTTGATGTAAAAAAAGAAAGATCCTTAGAAACTATGAATATGTATTTAAAAAGGCCAGGTTGGGATAACTTAAATGCAGTTAAAAATAAAGAAGTATATGGTGTTGATCACAGTGGACTTAGAACACTTTATGATTACGTATATCTTCAATACATTGCTAAAGCTATTCACCCAGAAAAGTTTAAAGATGTAGATCCACTAGCAAACTTAAATGAGTTCTATAAAAAGTATTTACCTGTAAAACCAGAGGGTACTTTTATGATAAAGGGGGAATAG